TCCTCCTCACTGATTCacgctctcttcttcttcctctgctccCAACACCTGTCGAGCTCTCATGGCGCGgccggaggcggaggaggagaagggaagGGCGGGCTCCGATCGCGCCCCCGCCGGCGCCGCCGGAGTCGAGTACCTCACCGGCCTCGGCAACCACTTCTCGTCCGAGGCGATCGCCGGCGCGCTGCCGGTCGGCCAGAACAGCCCCCTGGTTTGCCCCTACGGGCTCTATGCCGAGCAGATATCCGGCACCTCCTTCACCTCCCCGCGCAATCTCAATCAGCGCAGGTGATGATCGCCCGTGGGGCGTGCCTTGACGTCGATAGTGcgcttcttttttccttttcgtcgAGCAGTCGAGTACTGCGGCGTTGCGTTGCTCGGGTTGACTTTCCGTCGGAACGATCGTTGACCTTTTTCTTGCCtggaaaattatttctttatgTGTTGCGGCAAATTGATGTTGGTTCATACCTTAAACGATTGATTTTCTTGGCCATTGGGCAGTTGGTTATATCGGATCAAGCCATCGGTCACGCACGAACCATTCAAGCCCCGTGTTCCGGCACACGAGAAGCTCCTTAGCGAGTTCGACCGGTCCAATAGCTCCGCGACTCCGACTCAATTGCGTTGGAAGCCTTTGGAAATTCCGGATGCACCGACGGATTTTGTCGATGGACTGTTGACAATGTGCGGGGCTGGAAGCTCATTCCTTCGGCACGGATTTGCTGTTCACATGTAAGGGGCATCCTTTTGCTAGTTTCTTTATTTGAGCCCATTTTGATTGCTTTTTGTATGACCGATTCCTGCAAGTGGTTCATCTATCTCTTCCTTAatcatgtgatttttttggCGTTATTGCTCTTTCTATGATACCAAATGCTTCAAGAATTTACCTGTAACTGTCTAAGGACCCACTATGGAAACTCTGTTGCTAGAATCCGTGGGAGAGAGGAGCTTTCCCAGATTTCATTGTCTCTTTGGTTGTGCTCAAATCATGAGGAAGGCTAGTTACATGCTCTTTTTTAGTATTTGTCTGACAGAGAAATGGACATGAACTTTGCATTGCATGTTCAGTTGATAAAATCTGCATTCTTTGGAGTTCACGACTGATTATTTTTCCTCTTACCCTTCAACTAATGGAAGTGGATAAAATGGTGCTAGTAACTTGGAAGTTGGCTGCAGTGCTAGTTTGAGCTTGGCAGTACTTGTGTTTTCCTGGTGATGTGTCTTTGAGCCATGGCTGTAGTTAAAAAGAACATGACACACGATGCCCTTCTCTTGTATTGGCTTCCTTTAAAACTTCATTTTTTCTGCGCATTTGGTTCCTAATGATGGGAGATTGGTTAAGTTGTCTGCGCATATTCCAAACTTGATTAACCTACAGGATCTAGCATGGAGTATATATCCACTTCTGATGAGAAACTTGTCTTCCATTGCAGGTACACTGCCAATAAATCAATGGACAACTGTGCATTCTGCAATGCTGATggtgattttctaattgttCCACAGCAAGGAAGTAAGTGCATTACGAATTCTGGATTGTCATTTTCCTCTTTCCCAAGGCCTCGTGCTTTCTTCCTGAGcactaattgccaaaatttggaaaaagtttTACCTGAAAATTGCAATCTCTTGTTGAATGACGATATCCTGTGTATGTAGAGGTGCCCTGCGACGTTAGAATCGATTTCAAACTAAATCTATACTAgtgaaattcattttccttttatactagATTTGATTAAATAGGGGGATCCAATGAAGGAAGAGATCTCACTCTTCGAACTATTGTGTAGGGTTGTGGATCACCACAGAATGTGGAAAATTGCTGGTTTCCCCAGGTGAAGCTGCTGTTTTACCTCAGGGATTTCACTTTTCCGTGGACCTTCCAGATGGCCCATCTCGTGGCTATGTTGCTGAGATATTCGGCACTCATTTTCAACTTCCCGATTTGGGACCAATAGGTATCAGATATTCAATTAAGTTTTCATGTTAATTGATTAAGGTTGAATTATCAGTTGTCAAAGCTTCACATGGCAAAGATTTCTCCAGTTAGATGTTGAAATTGCAAAATAGTGAGGATGTGGGTTTTGTTTCTATTAGGTGCCAATGGTCTTGCTGATCCGAGACACTTTCTTGTACCCAAAGCTTGGTTTGAAGAGAAGTCCTGTCCTGGGTACACTATAACACAAAAGTTTGGTGGCCAACTGTTTACGGCGAAGCAGGATTTCTCCCCTTTTAATGTGGCCGCATGGCATGGAAACTATGTTCCTTATAAGGTGAATACTCTCATTGCTTCTGCTTTCGACTATGTGAATGAACGAAGGTGGGGTTAGTATATGAAGAAATTTGCATATATTTTTTCTCCCATGTTGTTAGTTGATTCTCTGTCCAAGTTCGATCAATCAGACTGCATCTTCAAATAgctgattggataattttcctgtATTTCCTCACAGTATGACCTGAGCAAGTTTTGTCCCTATAATACCGTCTTATTTGATCATAGCGATCCATCAATAAACACTGGTATGCAGAACGGTGTCACTATGCTTCTTATGCTTTTAGCAATTTGCTTTTCCGATTTGTCAGTTTATATGGGGTATGGGCTTGATCAGTTCCCAGTGATTATAATGCAGTATTGACAGCACCAACTGATAAACCTGGAGTGGCATTACTGGATTTTGTCGTATTCCCTCCTCGGTGGTTGGTTGCAGAACATACATTCCGACCTCCATATTACCATCGCAATTGCATGAGTGAATTCATGGGCCTTATCCATGGTGGATATGAGGTAATATCTTCTTTGGTCGCATTGCTAACTTAGAGAGTATATAAAACTCAGAAAGGCTCTATAGTCTAAACTTAATGAGGTGAAGGATTTGCATGTCCAATAAAGCTTTGTGGTTCAGTTTAAGAGTTTTTTCCGTACTTTTCTCAATGGTGGAAGGGGGAAGGACGTCAGGAGCCATTGTGGCAAGATTCTAAATCTGAAGCTAAAACCGTTCcacaaattttggcatttttattggctgatttaattttttgattggTTAAATTCTGTCATTTTGGTTGTAATGTATTTGAAATACTGATTCTCTTCAGGCAAAAGCTGACGGTTTTCTCCCAGGTGGTGCTAGCCTTCACAGCTGTATGACTCCACATGGTCCTGATACCAAGACTTATGAGGTTAGCTATTGCATTCAGCTACGGTGATTTTTTTCCTGGAAGTAATGGAATCTTCTCGTCTTCAACCGTTAAATGAGGATGACCAGAAAATGCAATTTGAAAGTAGAGTTTCATATCATTGTCTGAGTAGTTTGGCATCAAGAATTGGACTCGGAGGCTAGATATTTGAGTTACAATgagaaagctttttttttttttgtcaaacactGAGAAAGCTTTTGGTTACATGATAATAGTGCCCGTTTTCCCCGAGTAGGCAGCTACTTATttatttgctaattttcttttctattaggACAACTTTAAAGGTAGTTTCCTTAAAGATTGTTTCTGCAGTTGGAGATTGTAAGCTCTTGAACAATCTGTAAGTGGATTAACTTCCATAGGTCACTGATCCTTATCCTTTTGGCTGGCAGGCCACCATTGCTCGAGGAAATGATGTAGGACCCCATAGAATTACCAATACCATGGCGTTCATGTTTGAGTCGTGCTTAATCCCACGAGTTTGCCATTGGGCACTTGATTCTCCCTCTGTGGATCCTGATTATTACAAGTGCTGGATCGGACTCAGGTCCCACTTTGAAGGGATGAAGATTGAAGGTCACGATACACAAAACGGATGTGCAGATGTGTAGCTTGTGTCATGGTTAAGCAGGATGGTGAAGAGATAGAGAATCCACCCACCTCCATGTAAATAACAGATATAGAATAATCGTACATAGAAAGAGTCTTGCATGCGTGACACAAAACTTGCTGGGGTTCTGGTTACTATTGTTGCTCTCTTTGAGATGATCAAATGATTATGATGTGACATCTAGCCTGCTACCTCATTGTGTGTGGTTTACTAGATAGCGTCTGTGAATGTGAGCACCTGAGGCTTGCAATGGGGTGAATTTTGCTTATTCATTCTTtgttaataaagaaaagaatctgCTTATTCCTACTTTGATAATTAATGATTTTGCTGGAGTATatagactttgaaaatcaaTCCTAGATCAGAGGTTGATTTGCCCTTTGGTTAAATTGGTTGACCCAATCGTTGCTTTCATGACCCAGTCATCAATCAGCACCGATCTTCGGTCTCTGACGTGTCTTAAACATCTCTGTATAGGCAATAGTGATCTTTCTCACAGATTGAAATTGTTCCATGAAAGATCTGTTTATGTACCATTGTAAGTATCGTCAATAAACTATTGACGTGGAGAATAGAGTAAgtgaagggaaaggaaaaaaatgaagacatggATTAACCTCAGACATGGACGATCAGAGAGCTAATTGTCCGACAAACCAACCAAAATTTCGTTAGTCTAATACTGCAAGAAACTCTTTCCTTAATTTAATGGACGTCTTACGCTAATTGCAACATGGCTGCACCAAATCcattaaagaaaacaagagcTTGACTTGATTAGTAATATTCCCATTTGTCTTGCGTAACTGTTAACTGAACTgttatttgaagaatttgttTTGGCCAAGCTATTTCAAGATTGAAATAGGCCGGTCTGATCTTCCCCTCCTCAAGTATCAAACTCTTCTTTTCCATTCATCTACACACAGCTTTTGCATTACCCTGCATATAATGTGCATCCGGAGCATCTTCACTCTTGTCACAATTCTTATAGTCATCTCGACAGTCAATGGCCGGTCTGTGCCAGGTCATTCTTTAAGGCTAATTTCAGATGGCGTTGATCGAGGCCATGATCAGCATAATGAACCTCCTAAATTGCTTCTTCTCAAAGGAACAGCTGGTGCTTGGGACGATGAGGTTGAACTTTGTGAGCAGATGTATGGATTTTTGCCATGCTCGTACAGCACAGCAGGTCACCTTTTCTTGATATTGGTTTACGAGTATCTGCTGTTTCATGGGGAGTCCTACGTTGCTTCTGCGAGCGAGCAGATATTTAACATGCTCGGTCCTGGAATATTTGGTGCCAGTGCATTCCATGTCCTTGGTGCTCTACCAGAGGCCTTAATACTTTTAGGTAAGCATCTCCATAATCTTTTTCTGCAAAGTCTTTCTTCTGCTCTCTTCATCGTCGTCTTCCTCTTCTTAGATGGCCAAGTTTGTGCTTTAATCAATTGCTTAAATACGAAGCAAAAGATGGACTCTGAGAGTTAATGATTCTTGAAAATTCACTGTAAATTGAAGAAGTGTTGGTAAAATTGAATTTCCCTGAGTTAGAATTTGAGAGGAACAAGATACAAGTATGGTGTAAAGggaatttaatgaaaaattgttgCTCGTCAGCAAATTTTGTGCCAATGCAAGTTTCTTTATCACCAAAAGCTAGCATTCAGTTGAGGTGCTTTCTGCAAGAAGTTGGAGCTGATCCTATGCCTCTGAACATGACCAAATCTTTCAAGTTGCCATGGCAGGGCTACCATGCATGACTCTTGACTCTTGGTAGTATAGGGCCTGCacgtttgtgtttctttttgttgttcatgaacagattctccattttttttgttctcgggaacaaaaaaagaacagaaacgcgtttgtttgcgtttttgttcaaaatctgtttttttgttccaagaacaaaattagaacaaaaataagaaataaataaaaaaattatttttttatttcaaaaacacttttgaaaaattgaaagaataaaaacgtttttttttttcttctctttcttcttttttttttggccgattgccggcctcgcccggcgagcCGACGAGGGTGGCGACCCGTCGAGGGTCGCCGGCGCcgtggcgaggctcggcctcgcttt
The window above is part of the Eucalyptus grandis isolate ANBG69807.140 chromosome 6, ASM1654582v1, whole genome shotgun sequence genome. Proteins encoded here:
- the LOC104448502 gene encoding homogentisate 1,2-dioxygenase; translated protein: MARPEAEEEKGRAGSDRAPAGAAGVEYLTGLGNHFSSEAIAGALPVGQNSPLVCPYGLYAEQISGTSFTSPRNLNQRSWLYRIKPSVTHEPFKPRVPAHEKLLSEFDRSNSSATPTQLRWKPLEIPDAPTDFVDGLLTMCGAGSSFLRHGFAVHMYTANKSMDNCAFCNADGDFLIVPQQGRLWITTECGKLLVSPGEAAVLPQGFHFSVDLPDGPSRGYVAEIFGTHFQLPDLGPIGANGLADPRHFLVPKAWFEEKSCPGYTITQKFGGQLFTAKQDFSPFNVAAWHGNYVPYKYDLSKFCPYNTVLFDHSDPSINTVLTAPTDKPGVALLDFVVFPPRWLVAEHTFRPPYYHRNCMSEFMGLIHGGYEAKADGFLPGGASLHSCMTPHGPDTKTYEATIARGNDVGPHRITNTMAFMFESCLIPRVCHWALDSPSVDPDYYKCWIGLRSHFEGMKIEGHDTQNGCADV